One Diospyros lotus cultivar Yz01 chromosome 1, ASM1463336v1, whole genome shotgun sequence genomic window carries:
- the LOC127787368 gene encoding GDSL esterase/lipase At1g54790, producing the protein MVLKISILQIITLSVLPLTTPIDFKYPAVFNFGDSNSDTGGLVAGTGDRLDPPNGQIYFQKPSGRFCDGRLIIDFLMDAMDLPFLNPYLDSIGAPSFKRGCNFAAAGSSILPAAASAVSPFSFGIQVAQFLRFKARVLELLSKSKKLDKFLPAEDYFGKGLYMFDIGQNDLAGAFYSRSLDQILASIPTILAEFEAGIKKLYDQGARNLWIHNTGPLGCLAQNVAKFGTDASKLDELGCVSSHNQAAGLLNLQLHALTRKLQGQYPDANVTYVDIYTIKSNLIANYSRYGFEQPIMACCGYGGPPLNYDVRVGCGQTKVLNGTSVTAKGCNDSTEYVNWDGIHYSEAANQYVASQILTGKYSDPPFSDKMPFLLNLKF; encoded by the exons ATGGTTCTCAAGATCTCTATCCTTCAGATCATCACCTTGTCCGTCTTGCCTCTCACCACTCCCATTGACTTCAAGTACCCAGCAGTTTTCAACTTTGGTGATTCCAATTCAGACACTGGTGGCCTGGTTGCTGGGACTGGTGATCGCCTGGATCCTCCCAATGGGCAGATTTATTTCCAGAAGCCATCTGGCAGGTTCTGTGATGGGCGCCTCATTATAGATTTCCTAA TGGATGCAATGGACCTGCCGTTTCTGAATCCATATTTAGATTCAATTGGGGCGCCAAGTTTCAAGAGAGGATGCAATTTTGCAGCTGCAGGATCTTCTATACTCCCAGCAGCTGCATCAGCTGTAAGCCCATTTTCATTTGGGATTCAGGTGGCTCAGTTCTTGAGATTCAAGGCCCGGGTGCTTGAACTCTTGTCTAAAA GCAAGAAACTTGACAAGTTCCTGCCTGCAGAAGACTATTTTGGGAAAGGGCTTTACATGTTTGACATTGGCCAGAATGATCTTGCCGGTGCCTTCTATTCCAGATCATTGGATCAAATCCTTGCTTCAATTCCGACAATTTTAGCTGAATTTGAAGCTGGAATTAAG AAATTGTATGATCAAGGGGCGAGAAATTTATGGATTCACAATACAGGTCCCCTGGGTTGCTTGGCTCAGAATGTTGCCAAATTTGGAACCGATGCATCTAAGCTTGATGAGCTTGGATGTGTCAGCTCGCATAACCAAGCTGCAGGACTGCTCAACCTGCAGCTCCATGCACTAACTAGAAAGTTGCAAGGCCAATACCCAGATGCAAATGTGACCTATGTTGATATATACACCATCAAATCTAACCTCATCGCAAACTATTCTCGTTATG GATTTGAGCAGCCCATAATGGCGTGCTGCGGCTATGGAGGTCCACCTCTGAACTACGACGTCCGGGTGGGCTGCGGCCAAACGAAAGTGTTGAACGGGACGTCGGTGACGGCCAAAGGATGCAACGACAGTACTGAATACGTGAACTGGGACGGAATCCATTACTCGGAGGCTGCAAACCAGTATGTTGCCTCGCAAATTCTCACCGGAAAATACTCCGATCCGCCCTTCTCCGACAAGATGCCTTTCCTTCTCAATCTCAAGTTCTGA